A single region of the Bos mutus isolate GX-2022 chromosome 24, NWIPB_WYAK_1.1, whole genome shotgun sequence genome encodes:
- the SIGLEC15 gene encoding sialic acid-binding Ig-like lectin 15: protein MSGDMRGGGKSGGLGAPATWTLPLSLVATVASNWDREVLPPEEEGCRSGSTAGTAESELPRATPCDGHWPRGRLHSGLCISIGSARGSRSTTTQPERQGSLVRTKRDTTGNLLNTEMNSAPAQRWSMQVPAEVSATAGEAAVLPCTFTHPHRHYDGPLTAIWRAGEPFAGPQVFRCAAARGSELCQTALSLHGRFRLLGNPRRNDLSLRIERLALADDGRYFCRVEFAGDVHDRYESRQGVRLRVTAAPRIVNISVLPGPGHAFHALCTAEGEPPPALAWSGPALGNGSAATRSPGHDHGHQVTAELPALAHDGRYTCTASNSLGRAEASVYLFRFHGASMASATALLLGALGLKALLLLGVLGVWATAQHRLEHPVTPDAPPRPQAQESNYENLNQMSPRGPPAAVCSP from the exons ATGTCAGGGGACATGAGAGGTGGTGGGAAGAGCGGTGGTCTGGGAGCTCCGGCCACTTG GAcacttcctctgtccctggtggcTACTGTGGCCAGCAACTGGGACCGAGAAGTCCTGCCCCCGGAGGAGGAGGGGTGTAGGAGTGGGAGCACGGCGGGGACGGCTGAATCAGAACTCCCAAGAGCAACGCCGTGTGATGGACACTGGCCCCGGGGCAGGCTCCACTCAGGGCTCTGCATCTCCATCGGCTCAGCGAGAGGATCCAGATCCACAACCACGCAGCCAGAGAGGCAAG GATCACTTGTGAGGACTAAAAGAGATACCACTGGGAACTTGCTCAACACAGAGATGAACA GTGCGCCCGCGCAGCGCTGGTCCATGCAGGTGCCGGCCGAGGTGAGCGCGACGGCGGGCGAGGCCGCGGTGCTGCCCTGCACCTTCACGCACCCGCACCGCCACTACGACGGGCCGCTCACGGCCATCTGGCGCGCGGGCGAGCCGTTCGCCGGCCCGCAGGTGTTCCGCTGCGCCGCGGCGCGCGGCAGCGAGCTGTGCCAGACGGCGCTCAGCCTGCACGGCCGCTTCCGGCTGCTCGGCAACCCGCGCCGCAACGACCTGTCGCTGCGCATCGAGCGCCTGGCGCTGGCCGACGACGGCCGCTACTTCTGCCGCGTCGAGTTCGCGGGCGACGTCCACGACCGCTACGAAAGCCGCCAGGGCGTCCGGCTCCGCGTGACGG CCGCCCCGCGGATCGTCAACATCTCTGTGCTGCCAGGCCCAGGGCACGCCTTCCACGCACTCTGCACAGCTGAAGGGGAGCCACCGCCCGCCCTAGCCTGGTCCGGCCCGGCCCTGGGCAACGGCTCGGCCGCCACGCGGAGCCCAGGTCATGATCACGGCCACCAGGTGACCGCCGAGCTGCCCGCGCTGGCCCACGACGGCCGCTACACGTGTACGGCCTCCAACAGCCTGGGCCGCGCCGAAGCCAGCGTCTACTTGTTTCGTTTCCATGGCGCCTCCATGGCCTCGGCGACCGCCCTCCTGCTCGGCGCGCTCGGCCTCAAGGCGCTGCTGCTGCTCGGCGTTCTGGGCGTTTGGGCCACTGCCCAGCATCGCCTAG AGCACCCAGTCACCCCGGACGCTCCGCCAAG GCCCCAGGCTCAGGAGTCCAATTATGAGAATTTGAACCAGATGAGCCCTCGGGGCCCACCAGCAGCTGTGTGTTCACCGTGA